The following proteins come from a genomic window of Brevibacillus antibioticus:
- the spoVS gene encoding stage V sporulation protein SpoVS: MEVLKVSAKSNPNSVAGALAGVLRERGAAEIQAIGAGALNQAVKAVAIARGFVAPSGVDLICIPAFTDIVIDGEERTAIKLIVEPR, translated from the coding sequence ATGGAAGTATTAAAAGTTTCAGCAAAGTCTAACCCCAATTCCGTTGCTGGTGCCCTTGCCGGAGTTCTTCGTGAACGAGGCGCGGCTGAGATCCAAGCCATTGGCGCTGGGGCGCTTAATCAAGCTGTGAAGGCAGTAGCAATCGCACGAGGGTTCGTAGCGCCGAGTGGAGTTGACCTCATTTGTATTCCAGCCTTTACCGACATCGTGATTGATGGAGAAGAACGAACTGCAATCAAGTTAATCGTAGAACCCAGATGA
- a CDS encoding dipeptidase: MKIFDAHCDVLWKIWQNPELDFYKEDKLLQSGFIALEKGNVDIQVLACFVPSQVPFGRRFHTVLEMIDIFYQKVASDKFRPIFTKADLAECVLKRQKGAILFVEGAHALEESLVQLRTWFRLGIRGMTLTWNHGNALASGNGEPNPGGLTSFGREVIEEMNRLGMIIDVSHLADPGFWDVLECSSAPVIASHSNVRSICNHSRNLTDEQIRALIAKDGAIGLTFVDFFTVSEKRTVWIDDLLRHLDHICALGGVDHVGFGSDFDGITETFGDMVSAADYSQLLEALLKRYKEAEVLKFVQGNWLRVFGNVLQ; this comes from the coding sequence ATGAAAATCTTTGATGCGCATTGCGATGTATTATGGAAGATATGGCAGAATCCCGAACTGGACTTTTATAAAGAAGACAAGCTCTTGCAATCTGGTTTCATTGCTCTTGAAAAAGGGAATGTAGACATACAAGTGCTTGCCTGTTTCGTCCCTTCTCAGGTGCCGTTTGGACGACGTTTCCATACTGTACTAGAAATGATCGATATTTTTTATCAAAAGGTGGCGAGTGATAAATTCCGGCCCATTTTCACGAAGGCAGATTTGGCTGAATGCGTATTAAAGCGACAGAAAGGGGCTATTCTGTTTGTAGAAGGCGCGCATGCATTAGAAGAGAGCCTCGTTCAGCTACGTACGTGGTTCCGGCTTGGTATAAGAGGAATGACGCTGACCTGGAATCATGGCAATGCCCTAGCGAGTGGAAATGGAGAGCCAAATCCAGGGGGACTTACTTCATTTGGAAGAGAAGTCATAGAAGAAATGAATCGGCTGGGGATGATCATTGATGTTTCGCATTTGGCCGATCCAGGATTCTGGGATGTACTAGAATGCTCGAGCGCACCAGTGATCGCTTCACACTCGAACGTGAGAAGCATATGTAATCACTCTCGTAATTTGACGGACGAGCAGATTCGAGCGTTAATCGCCAAGGATGGGGCGATCGGCTTGACGTTTGTAGACTTCTTTACCGTATCGGAGAAGCGCACGGTCTGGATCGATGACTTGCTGCGCCACTTGGATCACATCTGCGCATTGGGTGGCGTAGACCACGTAGGTTTTGGCTCCGATTTCGATGGGATTACCGAGACGTTTGGAGACATGGTATCCGCAGCAGATTATTCCCAGTTACTAGAAGCTTTGTTAAAACGTTATAAAGAGGCGGAAGTATTGAAATTTGTGCAAGGAAATTGGTTGCGTGTTTTCGGAAACGTGCTACA